The following are encoded together in the Triticum dicoccoides isolate Atlit2015 ecotype Zavitan chromosome 6B, WEW_v2.0, whole genome shotgun sequence genome:
- the LOC119321493 gene encoding RHOMBOID-like protein 12, mitochondrial: MVGALIGANLSVFMLWRVLANVDPMFMRKHFMISLDNFTSGRLHTMLTSAFSHMNLKHLFNNMVGLYFFGSSIARTFGPGFLFQLYVTGALTGSVFYLAEKIFLAPRKEVFGGWKTPCLGASAAVNAIILLEIFLHPTKLLYLHLFIPVPAALVGVGLIGADLWRVKKGGSRVSGSSHLGGALVAAVAFAEIKGWI, translated from the exons ATGGTGGGCGCGCTCATCGGCGCCAACCTGTCCGTCTTCATGCTCTGGCGCGTGCTCGC CAATGTGGATCCCATGTTCATGAGGAAACATTTCATG ATCTCGCTGGACAATTTCACGAGTGGGCGTTTGCACACGATGCTCACAAGTGCTTTCAGCCACATGAACCTTAagcacctcttcaacaacatggtcGGCCTCTACTTCTTCGGCTCAAGC ATTGCCCGCACGTTTGGCCCTGGTTTTCTTTTCCAACTGTACGTTACTGGAGCACTTACTGGGTCGGTATTCTACCTGGCAGAAAAGATTTTTCTAGCTCCACGAAAAGAG GTTTTTGGAGGATGGAAAACTCCCTGTCTT GGTGCAAGTGCTGCAGTTAATGCAATTATTCTTCTTGAGATATTTTTGCATCCGACGAAGCTACTATACTTACACCTTTTCATTCCCGTTCCAGCTGCATTAGTG GGAGTTGGTTTGATTGGTGCTGATTTGTGGAGGGTCAAGAAG GGCGGGAGTCGCGTGTCAGGCTCTTCTCATCTAGGGGGTGCCCTAGTGGCGGCGGTTGCCTTTGCGGAAATCAAGGGCTGGATCTGA
- the LOC119323812 gene encoding putative FBD-associated F-box protein At5g38570 isoform X2 — protein MLEMATASDSDPFGDLPDELLSRVLSFLPAENAVQTCVLDTRWRDLWRRLTSLLFVFDGPTFPRYNRFKQLVKLLICLRGNSPLVRCEIDAYPDDGPENTFTNTSLLIDYALACEAEELIVRAADIQYDLPVFDVPLSLISQHLKTLHLEGVNLDHSALNFSRCLVLEDLRIQLCNIRACEISSMSLKRMCITDYCSLPDIVRLRICAPSLISLQLEDFEGLTPFLENMPLLETAHVNLEDGCHDHCRSNQGVCDNIVCGCHAYPVKEGVLLNGLSNAAKLDLIALPKMFLYRWDLKWCPVFGKLKTLLLNEWFTTVDLVCILGHSPVLEILTLQLDNTEKIVGATGAQETKTQSFVCACLKSVHVECEEVDEGVLAILNILSTCGILREQIIIKEDPHTDSDYSSADSDSTDSD, from the exons ATGCTCGAGATGGCTACTGCGAGTGACAGTGACCCTTTTGGAGACCTCCCCGACGAGCTCCTATCGCGCGTGCTCTCCTTCCTTCCGGCAGAGAATGCCGTGCAGACCTGTGTGCTCGACACCCGGTGGCGCGACCTCTGGAGGCGCTTGACCAGCTTGCTGTTCGTCTTTGATGGGCCAACGTTTCCGCGATACAACCGTTTCAAACAGTTGGTGAAGCTGCTCATCTGTCTCCGCGGGAACTCGCCTCTCGTCAGGTGCGAGATCGACGCCTACCCTGATGATGGGCCGGAGAACACGTTCACAAACACCAGCCTGTTGATTGATTACGCTCTGGCGTGCGAAGCTGAGGAACTCATAGTAAGAGCAGCTGACATTCAGTATGACCTACCAGTGTTCGATGTGCCTCTGAGTCTCATCTCCCAACACTTGAAGACCCTGCACCTTGAAGGGGTCAACCTCGATCACTCTGCTTTGAACTTCTCACGCTGCCTGGTGTTAGAGGACCTAAGGATTCAACTTTGCAACATTCGTGCATGTGAGATATCATCCATGTCACTAAAGCGCATGTGCATCACCGACTACTGTTCTCTACCTGACATTGTgcgccttcggatttgtgccccgaGTCTTATCTCACTGCAGTTAGAGGATTTTGAAGGCCTGACACCTTTCCTTGAAAACATGCCATTGCTAGAAACAGCCCATGTTAACCTTGAAGATGGATGCCATGATCACTGTCGCAGTAATCAGGGGGTTTGTGATAATATTGTCTGTGGTTGTCATGCTTATCCTGTCAAGGAGGGGGTGCTTCTCAATGGTTTGTCCAATGCTGCCAAGTTGGACTTGATAGCTTTACCTAAAATG TTTCTGTACAGATGGGATTTGAAATGGTGCCCTGTCTTTGGCAAATTAAAGACTCTGTTACTCAATGAGTGGTTTACGACTGTTGACCTTGTTTGCATTCTCGGACACTCTCCAGTTCTGGAGATACTCACTCTTCAGCTTGATAACACCGAG AAAATTGTAGGAGCAACAGGAGCCCAAGAAACAAAAACGCAATCATTTGTGTGTGCATGCCTTAAGTCCGTTCACGTTGAATGTGAAGAGGTTGATGAGGGAGTTCTTGCAATTCTGAATATCTTAAGTACATGTGGGATACTTCGTGAGCAGATTATCATCAAGGAGGATCCACATACGGACTCAGATT ATTCATCCGCTGATAGTGATTCCACTGATAGCGACTAA
- the LOC119323812 gene encoding putative FBD-associated F-box protein At5g38570 isoform X1 produces the protein MLEMATASDSDPFGDLPDELLSRVLSFLPAENAVQTCVLDTRWRDLWRRLTSLLFVFDGPTFPRYNRFKQLVKLLICLRGNSPLVRCEIDAYPDDGPENTFTNTSLLIDYALACEAEELIVRAADIQYDLPVFDVPLSLISQHLKTLHLEGVNLDHSALNFSRCLVLEDLRIQLCNIRACEISSMSLKRMCITDYCSLPDIVRLRICAPSLISLQLEDFEGLTPFLENMPLLETAHVNLEDGCHDHCRSNQGVCDNIVCGCHAYPVKEGVLLNGLSNAAKLDLIALPKMFLYRWDLKWCPVFGKLKTLLLNEWFTTVDLVCILGHSPVLEILTLQLDNTEKIVGATGAQETKTQSFVCACLKSVHVECEEVDEGVLAILNILSTCGILREQIIIKEDPHTDSDCDGQCCVTLPTLSKGMFDSLCKGGTVPGDLGHNTLDAIQNGSELVPPHCQLRQRA, from the exons ATGCTCGAGATGGCTACTGCGAGTGACAGTGACCCTTTTGGAGACCTCCCCGACGAGCTCCTATCGCGCGTGCTCTCCTTCCTTCCGGCAGAGAATGCCGTGCAGACCTGTGTGCTCGACACCCGGTGGCGCGACCTCTGGAGGCGCTTGACCAGCTTGCTGTTCGTCTTTGATGGGCCAACGTTTCCGCGATACAACCGTTTCAAACAGTTGGTGAAGCTGCTCATCTGTCTCCGCGGGAACTCGCCTCTCGTCAGGTGCGAGATCGACGCCTACCCTGATGATGGGCCGGAGAACACGTTCACAAACACCAGCCTGTTGATTGATTACGCTCTGGCGTGCGAAGCTGAGGAACTCATAGTAAGAGCAGCTGACATTCAGTATGACCTACCAGTGTTCGATGTGCCTCTGAGTCTCATCTCCCAACACTTGAAGACCCTGCACCTTGAAGGGGTCAACCTCGATCACTCTGCTTTGAACTTCTCACGCTGCCTGGTGTTAGAGGACCTAAGGATTCAACTTTGCAACATTCGTGCATGTGAGATATCATCCATGTCACTAAAGCGCATGTGCATCACCGACTACTGTTCTCTACCTGACATTGTgcgccttcggatttgtgccccgaGTCTTATCTCACTGCAGTTAGAGGATTTTGAAGGCCTGACACCTTTCCTTGAAAACATGCCATTGCTAGAAACAGCCCATGTTAACCTTGAAGATGGATGCCATGATCACTGTCGCAGTAATCAGGGGGTTTGTGATAATATTGTCTGTGGTTGTCATGCTTATCCTGTCAAGGAGGGGGTGCTTCTCAATGGTTTGTCCAATGCTGCCAAGTTGGACTTGATAGCTTTACCTAAAATG TTTCTGTACAGATGGGATTTGAAATGGTGCCCTGTCTTTGGCAAATTAAAGACTCTGTTACTCAATGAGTGGTTTACGACTGTTGACCTTGTTTGCATTCTCGGACACTCTCCAGTTCTGGAGATACTCACTCTTCAGCTTGATAACACCGAG AAAATTGTAGGAGCAACAGGAGCCCAAGAAACAAAAACGCAATCATTTGTGTGTGCATGCCTTAAGTCCGTTCACGTTGAATGTGAAGAGGTTGATGAGGGAGTTCTTGCAATTCTGAATATCTTAAGTACATGTGGGATACTTCGTGAGCAGATTATCATCAAGGAGGATCCACATACGGACTCAGATT GTGATGGACAGTGTTGTGTCACATTGCCAACTCTGTCAAAGGGCATGTTTGATTCTTTGTGCAAAGGAGGGACTGTGCCGGGAGATCTTGGACACAACACTCTTGATGCGATTCAGAATGGCTCCGAACTTGTTCCTCCACATTGCCAACTCCGTCAAAGGGCATGA